CTTCGGCATCGCCGCCCTGGCTTTCGGGACCGTGCTCAGCTCGGCCCTCGCGCTGGTCATCGCGACCCCGATCGCAGTGGGCGTCGCGCTGTTCATCTCCCACTACGCGCCCCGCCGGCTGGCGGGGCCACTCGGCTATCTGGTCGACCTGCTCGCCGCCGTGCCCAGCGTCATCTACGGCCTGTGGGGCCTGGTCTTCCTGGTCCCCTTCCTGAAGACGCCTTCGGTGTGGCTCAACGAGCACCTCGGCTGGTTCCCCCTGTTCGCCGGTGAAGGCGTCATCGGCGGCAAGACCATGCTCGCCGGCGGCATCGTGCTCGCGATCATGATCCTGCCGATCATCGCGGCCATCTCCCGCGAGGTCTTCCTGCAGGCGCCGAAGATGAACGAGGAGGCGGCGCTCGCGCTCGGCGCGACCCGCTGGGAGATGATCAGGATGGCGGTGCTGCCGTTCGGCCGTCCCGGCGTCATCAGCGCGGCGATGCTCGGCCTCGGCCGGGCGATGGGCGAGACCATCGCGGTCGCGCTCATCTTCCCCGCGACCTTCGACCTCAGCTTCCAGATCCTCACCCCGCACGCCAACAGCATCGCGGCCAACATCGCCAACGGCTTCGGCGAGGCGACCCCCATCGGGCGCGGCGCGCTGATCGCCTCCGGCCTGGTGCTGTTCGTCATCACCCTGCTCGTCAACATGGGCGCCCGCATGGTGATCGCCCGCCGCAAGGAGTACGCGAGGACCGGCGCATGAGCGAGCATCGCGAGCGATCAATCAGACACAGCCGCCTCGAGGACATGCGACCGACGAAGGAGGGCGCATG
This window of the Nonomuraea africana genome carries:
- the pstC gene encoding phosphate ABC transporter permease subunit PstC, encoding MTTPVRTRGGGPATRRAASRRSSGEGPFRFAATGAGVVLLGIMAAIAVFLISEAIPALQANKGNFFTELIWEPNGSQVFGIAALAFGTVLSSALALVIATPIAVGVALFISHYAPRRLAGPLGYLVDLLAAVPSVIYGLWGLVFLVPFLKTPSVWLNEHLGWFPLFAGEGVIGGKTMLAGGIVLAIMILPIIAAISREVFLQAPKMNEEAALALGATRWEMIRMAVLPFGRPGVISAAMLGLGRAMGETIAVALIFPATFDLSFQILTPHANSIAANIANGFGEATPIGRGALIASGLVLFVITLLVNMGARMVIARRKEYARTGA